The following is a genomic window from Doryrhamphus excisus isolate RoL2022-K1 chromosome 3, RoL_Dexc_1.0, whole genome shotgun sequence.
CTTCGGTAAATTTTGTAACATAGGCAAATCAGCTATTTGGTGCACTGCCGCCATCTACTGGAAAGAAATGTACCTCGGAAGTAGTGGTGGgaaaaaccgttcatttcagggAACCGGATCATTTCATTTggttcattttggtcaattggtcgttagcctgggatctccccctgtgcatagactcggttagccgtgtcgagtcagtccgttcactcatgttcatgttcgttcagactcaacagcgcaacaacacgtgatgactagtggtgtgtcggtcatgaacgaacgggtcaaaagaactagttattttttgtgaccggaatgaacaaggtcaatctctcggtctcggtctttcagtcagctaaccccacccacccacagagcgaggggCGACtgtaggataagacaggcaagcacacagatagtcccgccctgcaaaaggaacggcgaactgactctccagccaattaaaaaaagcatttgcaattgaacgaactgaacgggtattttaggggacctcgttcattccgttcataaaaaaaagaactagttgtTAATGACATTAACAACTACAAATCGCGTGTCTTTAAGAAACGTAATGATGAAATAGTGTATCTTTAAATTAACTATTAATACAATTTAGTTTCAGAAACCATTGGATTATTTCGTGTGTGGTTCAAAAATTCTCATGATCATGTGGCATGAATGTAATTTGCCCATGTTTGGTCTAGCTAGCTGCTAAATGCTTGTCATTTGTAATGAGAGCGTGCTTACATATAAAGGTTTCAATGAACCAAATAAGTATCCAGtgcatttttgtttctttatttcaCCCCATTGTCAAGCTGATTATACGCACACTGGGAAGTATTACATTATGGTGGTCTGGATTCAACTGCATCATGTTATTCATAAAATATCATCATGTCTGTACTGGGAGACAACCAAGCTCAACCTGATGGTCATTACTATTATTCTGGTTATTATTGTGACAAGTAACAGTTAACAACAGTTATTTCAGTCCAAACAGTTGAGTAGAAGCGTGTGAACCGTCGATGGGTGGGTCGTTTAATCCGATGTCACAGATGACCCCAAGCTTTTCAAGGCAACCATTTCTgcaaattacaaacaatatttcAGAGCATACTTGAAAATACTGCAGTAGTAAAAAATGGTACTAAAACCTGATTAGCAGCTTGCAAGAACAGAAGAGATACATATGTGATTATTTAGTcctacattacagtaacattactgacacctagtgaccagtgtggaatactacattgcttcaatgtctttgaatgtgttttttgaatgctttatatttgtcaAGTGTAGAGGGACGGCTGTCAGTACCTTTAAATTTGAGATATGACAGGAAGTCAATAACAGTGTCGACAATGTCCTCATCTGCTTTCCTTTGGCTACCTGTGAAAACAGCAACAAATAATGTTCATATTTTGAAGTATCGGTATAGTAAAGTAAAACACTTTTAACCATTTAAAACCGTAGGAGCCCAGTACTGGAACCCATGATGTTGTGTCTATGCTGCTATTGTAATTAGCAATAAAGTGTAACGGCTACGTAACCAAAATAAATGTCAGCTCAATGTAACTGAtttttggggctgcatgagtgcaaAGCTACGGTTCAATGGGGGAAACATGAACCCTAACATAAACGGAAGAAAAGCATGTAAAATGGATGTCATAACATCCACACCAACCTGTTCTGAAGTCCTCCTCCTGGTCCATGTCTCTCTTGCCAGCCAGACCAGGCTTGTCTCCCAATACTGTATGTCCGTGTATTCCATCTGTATGTATACCAACAGTACACCGGTGTGAATTTGGGGGTTTGTATAACAATACTGCATGCTGAACAGTACATGTGCACTAAGTACTTACGTGGACCTAGTAAGTAGCCAGCACTATTGAGAGTCCAGCCTCGTTTCTCCTTTGTCTGCAGGATCAAATGGGAAGGCATGAATCTCATATCACAATTGGATGATATGGATGATAttggatgaagagtcttgaaccagtcatgatgtgctatatatatatatatatcactatatggacagttactatggtacacataatgtcattggatgggcatatcacctcgtacttcgatacgggacaaaaaattacaaaattaaaaatgaaaaaaacaaaaaaaaaaccttaaactgtacttTACTATAGCTCATCAACGAACCAGACATAGAAAAAACCTGGAAAGCCTGACGTGACGCATTTGTCACAATAGCAATAAAGATAATAAGACCGCCATTGTTAGCTAGAGAgagagtttttattttatttattagagAATGACCTGTTAGTTTTTGCTTTCAACCACATGTATTAAACTTGTTCAGTGAAGTACtgatgaaataaactgaaacGGCATATTTGCAACTTACCGCAATAACCAGCTGGATGGTGTCAGAGAACATTCCACACAAGATGAGTGTCGCACACAAAATCCAAAAGCACCTGTTCATCTAAGGAGGAAGTAAAAACCCATTGAGGTTCAGAAGAGGAATATTTATTCATAAGTATACGTAGCTTACCTTGGTAAAGATGGTAAAACGCTGTCTGCTCCTCCTTGGGTCCAGCTGGAACGGCTGAGTGAGGAAACGGACACTCCATTCACCTTTTATTGTCCTCCTGCTCAGCGTCAGCAGCCCTCTCCTCACGTATAAGAGAAAGCACAATCCCATGACATCACGTAATGATCACATTTTAGCCAAGGGGGGCGGTAGGGGTTATATATCAATAATCGTGAAAAACTGGCAACTTTGTCCTTTGGGTTGTTGGATTGTCATCATCAGCTGGGTTTTGACTTTATGGCAGCCAATGGCAGCCATGTAGTTTTGGTGAAACTTCTGTTTTACGACAAGACAATGAATAAgttcataaaacaaaacacaaacatgacaaaacgtCCTGGACAAGCTATCATTTACACTTTGTCTTTCTCGAGCGATAGTGAGATAAATGTTTCAATACTGCAGAGATGACTGCAGAGTCTCAACTGGTGTTGGGACGTCCAGGAGAGCTGGATGAAGTGGTGCTGAGGAAAGTCCGAACCCTTAGACTGATggataagaagaagaagaagaaaatggatgtgaTGGATAGACTATATCAAACACTTTTGTTGTAGGACTCATATGACTAAGCAGCGCAAAACACACAATCCTGAAAGAGACTTCAGAACGGTCACTGGCCAACCTTTCTGGCACTGTGTATAcaattatacataatatacataattagTCTTTCATGCTAATAATCCTCACAGCAGAGgaaaaattaagatatgcctttattcgtccctcagtggggaaatttgtaaatttgtaaatgttGCTATTAAATGATTCACCGTGAAATGATTATAATTGACATGTTCCATACAATAGTCAAAATAAAGACTGATATGTCTTTTCTCATAGACCGCCACGCCAGCCAGCGCCCACTGGGTATTTCCTGTCACAGGTACTACTGATGGTAACTGGAATCACACATAATCACATGACTCTGTTGGAGGACACACAGTGCAAGGACAAATATCATCAAACAGAACAGGACGGCGAAGAACAGGAGTAAAAGACTGAAATGTGAGACGTTATCATTTTTATAATAACTGATATTACGAACATTTGTATGTTATGTCTCTCATTTGATCCTTGTTCCTTACGAAGTTTACTACTGTATTTGTCCAGTTTGTACTAAAGTCAAGGGTCATGTTTCTCCGACACTGCAGCCCCGACCACGGTTCCCTCCCACCTATCTTTACGAGTGTTCTGGTTTTCTTCAATCCTGCTTCTTTGTCAATTCAAACCATATTGTGGTTCTTAAATTTCATTCCAAAGCCATTCATGACTATATTTAGTATGGATACTTGTCTTTGAATATAGCTGGATTAAATCATTTGTGGATTTCCGGCTGTGTTTATGAATGATTATGAAGTGTGCCTCATTGTTCCGTCCTACTTCAGAAGTCAGGCCATACAAACAATACAGAATTATGAAGTATATATAATGAGATGCATAATAAACAGGCTGTGTGCAAGTATATCCAGCAATATTATAGCTTGCTCTTACTCCAACCAATCAGATGAGAATGACTTACTAAAAAGCATTAAGTCTACCCTTAAATGATTGACGTCACTCTGTCACCCACTTGTACTAATATGTGCAAATTACACTTAATCACTCACCATTTAGGTCGACTTCAAAAGGAAACGACAGTCATCCAAACATATTACATCGTTAGCACAATTATGTGTTATTTGGAAGCAGAAggtaattgcaaaaaaaaaaaaaaaaaagtgaagaaaaGTGCACAATTTTCTCCTGGCGTGTGAGAATGAATTAAGAGTACAATATTAAGATGTAGCCTTCAGGCCTATGTATTGACCGTCACGGGGCTGGAACCACAAACAAAACACCATCTCATGTTCTTAAAGTTACACTTCTGTTTTACTTGCCACCGTATTTCACCCTGGTCGACTATGGCCAATGAAcactcaaaaatatgcattatatTGAAACCGATTTGAcgtattcttggcctaaatgaagcattttcaagtataaaatggctacatgaatgaaaatagaTATCGATATgaagtactttggtacgtgacaataaataaataaacaaataaataaataaatgaaataaagttatttaaaaaaattattaggaaagcaggaagtgaacaaatgtaacagttactgattgtaaaagtaccagatgtaggataggatttaataagctttgcttcttcctactccttttggacatgtggaactgggaactgattatgggatgcactcaattggaatctgatgcatgttcaaatgaaataaaaccattaccattaccatagacaTACAAAGATGATACAAAAATGtgagatgtagtattctacactggtcactaggtgtcagtaatgttacattgatgaaagAGTAGCCACCATTGTCAAGGgtgttgactataggggtgttatttcatggctagagggctctaataatgttaaaaaaaaaggttgtgaacaggttttattctatttataaacaaggaattCTACTTCATTAAGATTCACTTTTCACAGCCGGGTCTAGAACCagttaaccgcaataaacgagggaataCCGAACATATAAACGACAGATTCAATTGTCAATTGCCATTGTGGTAATGGATACCATGTAAGAAAACAGGCTAGCTTTTCTACAAAtgttgaatgaatgtatgttagCCGTGTTAGCAATGACACATTTGTCTTACACCAGCCTGGATTATGCTCTCCCCCGAAATCGAACCTTGTGATTGATCAGTTTGTTCTACGTTATTTCCTGTATGTCTCATTTAGAGTGCGTACAGTTCACTCCTCCGATTTTTGATCAATATTTGAGATgtataatgtttaaaatctctGCCAATGTATGATaggatggagaaaaaaaatctgtggaCAATTTAgcaatatataatgtaaatatggttagcatgtaggtgaCAGAGTCAGGAGACAGGGAAGatgtgggttcgattccctgctcgggcatctgtgtgtggagtgcTTAGAACCTGCTTGCAAAAACACACGAATATTTGTGAGtgtgaaaacaaacatgtatcCAATGCCGATATGACCCTGGTATCGACACTATCGATAGTTGAATCGACCCCCCCAGCTCTCTTAATGAGTTAAAGTCTAGCACAAAGCTGTGTTTTTAGACTTTCAAAGTGCTACTGGATTCATACGGGTTAGAATATCAAACTTGATCACCAATATCGGCAGTGTGCAGTTATCCACTCCATCTTATCGCAGCTATCCGAAAAGCAGAACCGGAAGTATGTATATAAGGGCTATACCAGACCCAGAAGCCCTCTCACTTAGAACGAGTAGGAGTCAGTTTGGTTTGGACGTGGTCGTCACCTGCCTGGAATTAACCCCCAAGACGGAGAAACGAGGTAGGCAGCCTTTGACGCCATAGCCACCATCTTTCCTTGAGTAGGACCGGGTGTCCTGTTGGCTAAAGTTAATTGTGGATTGATTAGCTCTGCTCCGACGACGTTTCCTACAAAAAGTTCGAGGCGACTTTGAATCGAATATTTCTCTTGTTATTCACTTCAGtgccgtattattattattatgattataaataATGCCGTTTGCGTGAAGGTACTTTACACACGGTTTCATATGAATTGTAGCTGTGGAGCTGCTTAATTGCTGAGAATTGGTATCGGCGACAAAAATGCTGGTGTTATTTGGTATCACATCGATACCACAATTTCAGGTCTGTTGGAAGTCCACCTCTAGAAGTCATATTTCAGGAgttcttttaaaattatttgGTGGTGGTATAGTTGGTTTactgttttatatacatattttagcctttgttatttttagccatgCATTCAGGATTCTTAATATTTCAGtgacaataaacacaaaaataaaaaaaatatttttttttcctgccacaCAATTCCACACATTTTTTAAACCTAAAATATGACATCATATTTAATATACACCGTTATCCACAATGAAGAGTgacagaaaaacacaacatttttgtgtatgtcctgtgattggctgctgaccagtccaaggtgtaacctgcctcttgcctgaagtcagctgggataggctccagcataccttaaCGAATatgagcggtatagaaaatgaatgcatgaaactCGCGTGTCCCCCCATTTCTAGGGGTGGAGCCGAACAATGGTGCAGCTTCCATCATCTCCAAAGATGGGTGTCACTCATCTCTCTGAGTCGCCGGAGAGCAAGGAACGACGGGAAGACACCGTGATGGTTGGAAGCCCAAAGGGAGATGTTCCCGCCAGCCTGTGCGTCTTGGAGAGCTTTGAATTCCCCGCAGCCTATCACGGGTATGAAAGCTACATAGAAGACGGCCTTATTTGCCTCAAACATAAAGTTCGCAACTTGGAGAAAAAGAAGGTAGGCGGCAGCAATGCCCTTCGTATGTGGTAAAAGATGTTTGAATGTTAGCGTGTTGCAGACAGACAGATTTTTGTCATGCTGCCACAGCTGAAACTGGAGGACTATAAGAAGAGGCTTGACTGTGGTGAGACTCTTAATAAAGACCAAATGGTGAGTCCAGATTTTGAAATAGcatgaaatgtataaatgtgactcAAAATGGGTTGAAGTGCACTGTTCTAGATGTTGCACCTGTATAAATGTGTGTCACTTGACTTCATTTAATCACATCTCTAGTTGTCATTCCCTCAAATgtgcattaatttattcattttctttcgtttatgtgctggagcctatcccagctgtcttcgggcgagaggcggggtacaccctggactggtggccagccaatcacagggcacatatagacaaacaaccattcacactcacattcatacctattgtcaattaacctagcatgtttttggtatgtgggaggaagcctgagtccccggagaaaacccacgcatgcacgggacgCATGCATGGTGGCGACTTAGGCGGCCTACCACCTTGGTCTTTCTGCCATTCCCCATTGAACGGAACTTTACCTCCCTTGTGAGATTGTGAGATCATGGCGAATGACAGAAAATGCCGTAACTTCTTTTTGTGCAAAACCACCTTGAATTCGTTCCCCTGATGTGTGGGTCTTATTGGGATCCTATATATGTGGAATGCTGAATTCTGCAGCAGCAAATAACTACTTTTAACATGCTGCCTTGGTCAGCTACTGGAAGTTCACAATAAATGGCCAATTTTGCTGCTACCCTTCAGATGCATGTTCATTTTGAAATGGGGCACTGCAACATTGTGTATTTTGCCAAGGAGCATTGTGACAACACGGGGGAGGACATCTCTGGActgaaaaagttattttactATGACTGTAagggtttttgttttgatttttaggCCGCCGTTGATAAATATGAGCGGGTGGTGCACAATCTGGAGTTTGCTCAGGAGCTACACAAAACCCTGGAAAGCTTGACACAAACTGTAAGAATGGAGATATTTTCTCTTGCCTATTTACATCAACGCCTACAAAAGATGAACAATTGCTGTGCTGTAGTTTGGAAAAAGAAGTTGTGATACAGCTGTAACGCGGGAGATGTTGATATCGTACCTTTTGTTGGTTAGACATAATTACCGTTATTAAATAGGGTCTTTATTACGTGAGCGAATGTAAGCATGCCAAGGGTTTTTGCTGCTTATATGAGCAACATTCGCATTACAGTAATCCTTACATATGGATATTGAATATCCCATAgctaatgtcttttttttccaaaactgcTTGACTGTCTATGTCTTCACAGCTGCTGAGGTCGCAGAAGAGAGCAGTAAAGCGTGAGCAAGTGGTGAGGATGGAGGAAGAGAAGAGGCAGCTAAACATAGTGCTTCAGATCCAGCACCTCCTTAGCAGCCTAGAGGAGGAGCATGTAAAGAAAGACCTGCTTAACGGACTCAACCAGGCACCCTACCTTCCAGCCCAGAAACTGCACAACCTGAGCCAGCTTGCCAACTTGCTTGCAATGAGGCAGGATAACAGTTTAAGGTGATTTTTGGCTCTTTGGAGAttggtatatatttatatttgtttctcTTTGGCAATACGTTTGTCTTATTTCATGCACATATGCATTTTGTATCAGTTTATCAGTTTGTATCAATTACGGCAAATGTATTTAATACCGCATAGGTTCAGATAACCAGGAGATGAATGGAAAGCTTATGGCAACATGACTTAGAGATGATCCAGAACATTTTGGTCCCCTCAAAAAGGACACATTTAAGTCTACACTTGTATAGACAGGGTGGATCGTAAAATTTAAAGAAAACTGTAATTTAGCGTTATTGGTCAATTTGACAaagtcactgttttttttttaatttactttataAGACTAATTTGTATGGAGTTTTTCATGTGTTGAAGTTTAGCACAGAGGATGGAGCAAGCAACTCTGATCTACATGGACCTTCTGGAGGGAAAAGACAAACCTGTGGCTGGATCGACATGTGCGTATGAAAATATGATGTATAGATACGTAATTGACTTGTCATTTCTAATATGACATACTATTCATATTCCATATTCAGGGGCAAAATACTTTCCCAATTTCTGTAACTAAAATTCTTTCTCAATGATATATTCCAGACTATTCTTAAGTAATGTACTGTATCAAATGACTTGTAATGTTTGCAAAGTTTccaatattctattttttttgtctagTTAAACTGCTCAAAGAGGATCTCACCAGACTGCTGAACTGCAAATACTTCACTTGTCTTCCTTCCAAAAAGACTCCAGGTGAGTTCAAACTGATATGAAGTGGTTaccttcactgactcacataTGTGACGGACAACTCAtcctaataaataaaaataaatcaataaatctaACTTTAATGCACATGATCTCGAACTCATTTTGAAGTTCCTACCGACAATGGCCTTCGTAACAAGCACCTGTTTGTTTGTAATTTGTTAAAATATACGTATTTTCATCTGTTTGCATCTGACAGACATATCAAAGATGACACCCTCTGAAGTTTCGGGGGAGGTAAATACCACTTGGCTTGATTATACTACatggataattattttatataattctGCCATTTCTACTAGATTTTAGGAATTGCAttaaattttacatttcaatataCTGAGTTTGTGGGTATGTCGGTTTCTTGACAgttatttgtgtgtttataaAGACTCTAGCTGCTCTGAACCGGAAGGGCGAGTTCCAGGTCATGAGCGTAGAGGAACCTCCTGACTGCTGGGATTCAGATGGAGGCACGTCACCTAAAGTTGCAGTCCACAAGCCATGGAAAGGAGCAGCCACCTTGATCCCCAAAGTCCCAGTTACTGACAAAAGCAAAACGGCTGGCAGCAGAAAGGTAGCTTAGATTtggtgtcattattattattattatttttttttgtaatacttCTTACGAACTCAAACACAAAACCACTGCATGTAATTTTCTACCACACGATACATGaatgctaaatgtttttttggctttttttaacaggaaaaagaaaggaaaactaAAAGAAGGCAAACTACCAAGACTGTGAGTATAAAATCAACAGCATCTTAAGAaaatgatttgattttgattccTGACAGGATGACCACATGGATTTACCCGGACTAAAAAGCTCCCTGTCAACCTTATCCAAAGACCCTATCCTGAGGAAACAGCACTTGGAAAATCTAATGATGAATATTTGTGGCTCTTTCAGTTTTATGCAGGTGGGATATGTAGTAGCTATTGATGACATAATGTATACCGGTACACTAGAAAATCAATACAAGACATGGACTCATCTGGTGGGGTGGTGGGTTAGATACACTCCCCTTGTGCGTCcgcttttttttgttaaagatTTGAAATTGGTGTGCAGAATTCTCTTCTGGATTGTGAGTCATTTCCAGATGATGGAAACTCGAGATTGAAAAGGGCGCCATCTGAATCGTCCTCTCCTTTGGGTAATGTTGACATGGAAATTGCTATACTCTCAAATTTGGTTTGACTTCTGATCTGCACTGTACAAATTGGTGTAGTCTTTACTGAATGTTTATTCAATTTTTCCTCTGTATATAGTGTCGCCTAGTTTTTGCGACAATGCCaaacattgacatttta
Proteins encoded in this region:
- the gal gene encoding galanin peptides, which gives rise to MKARRGLLTLSRRTIKGEWSVRFLTQPFQLDPRRSRQRFTIFTKMNRCFWILCATLILCGMFSDTIQLVIATKEKRGWTLNSAGYLLGPHGIHGHTVLGDKPGLAGKRDMDQEEDFRTGSQRKADEDIVDTVIDFLSYLKFKEMVALKSLGSSVTSD
- the caprin2 gene encoding caprin-2 isoform X2, producing MVQLPSSPKMGVTHLSESPESKERREDTVMVGSPKGDVPASLCVLESFEFPAAYHGYESYIEDGLICLKHKVRNLEKKKLKLEDYKKRLDCGETLNKDQMAAVDKYERVVHNLEFAQELHKTLESLTQTLLRSQKRAVKREQVVRMEEEKRQLNIVLQIQHLLSSLEEEHVKKDLLNGLNQAPYLPAQKLHNLSQLANLLAMRQDNSLSLAQRMEQATLIYMDLLEGKDKPVAGSTFKLLKEDLTRLLNCKYFTCLPSKKTPDISKMTPSEVSGETLAALNRKGEFQVMSVEEPPDCWDSDGGTSPKVAVHKPWKGAATLIPKVPVTDKSKTAGSRKEKERKTKRRQTTKTDDHMDLPGLKSSLSTLSKDPILRKQHLENLMMNICGSFSFMQNSLLDCESFPDDGNSRLKRAPSESSSPLAQRHSRSSSDAHPKELHSTPISTRLLERKSSLTNGDQYLKSYGLELSSDALGSGAEVEPRYTTSSTQTPPEFAPSEEQSQPRGGTIQAHLKNSDPLFCASRNSGSHHIYGCGGEHHSSAWSESSKVSSPEREGEFTMVDSGHGDSLPVSILEFPHSPRGHHHAALLPMQLYPVSQPLRVAFTASRTANFSPGNLDQPIVFDQLHSNLGEMYDSHIGRFTCPVNGTYMFIFHILKLAINVPLYINLMCNEEVMVSAYANDGSPDHETASNHAILPLFQGDQVWLRLHRGAIYGSTWRYSTFSGFLLYHD
- the caprin2 gene encoding caprin-2 isoform X1, which encodes MVQLPSSPKMGVTHLSESPESKERREDTVMVGSPKGDVPASLCVLESFEFPAAYHGYESYIEDGLICLKHKVRNLEKKKLKLEDYKKRLDCGETLNKDQMAAVDKYERVVHNLEFAQELHKTLESLTQTLLRSQKRAVKREQVVRMEEEKRQLNIVLQIQHLLSSLEEEHVKKDLLNGLNQAPYLPAQKLHNLSQLANLLAMRQDNSLSLAQRMEQATLIYMDLLEGKDKPVAGSTFKLLKEDLTRLLNCKYFTCLPSKKTPDISKMTPSEVSGETLAALNRKGEFQVMSVEEPPDCWDSDGGTSPKVAVHKPWKGAATLIPKVPVTDKSKTAGSRKEKERKTKRRQTTKTDDHMDLPGLKSSLSTLSKDPILRKQHLENLMMNICGSFSFMQNSLLDCESFPDDGNSRLKRAPSESSSPLAQRHSRSSSDAHPKELHSTPISTRLLERKSSLTNGDQYLKSYGLELSSDALGSGAEVEPRYTTSSTQTPPEFAPSEEQSQPRGGTIQAHLKNSDPLFCASRNSGSHHIYGCGGEHHSSAAWSESSKVSSPEREGEFTMVDSGHGDSLPVSILEFPHSPRGHHHAALLPMQLYPVSQPLRVAFTASRTANFSPGNLDQPIVFDQLHSNLGEMYDSHIGRFTCPVNGTYMFIFHILKLAINVPLYINLMCNEEVMVSAYANDGSPDHETASNHAILPLFQGDQVWLRLHRGAIYGSTWRYSTFSGFLLYHD